The following are encoded together in the Pseudomonas maumuensis genome:
- the yidC gene encoding membrane protein insertase YidC — translation MDIKRTILIVALAIVSYVMVLKWNQDYGQAALPTQHAAASNAAPALPDTVPAGNAGASADVPSANAESSPAELAPVALSKDLIRIKTDVLDLAIDPVGGDIVQLTLPKYPRRQDHPDIPFQLFDNGGERVYLAQSGLTGANGPDARSTGRPLYAAEQKSFQLADGQDQLSVDLKFSENGVNYIKRFSFKRGEYDLTVSYLIDNQSSQAWTGNMFAQLKRDASSDPSSSTATGTATYLGAALWTASEPYKKVSMKDIDKGSLKENVTGGWVAWLQHYFVTAWIPTHSDNNAVQTRKDSQGNYIIGYTGPALNVPAGGKVETSAMLYAGPKIQSKLKELSPGLELTVDYGFLWFIAQPIFWLLQHIHSLLGNWGWSIIVLTMLIKGLFFPLSAASYRSMARMRAVAPKLAQLKERFGDDRQKMSQAMMELYKKEKINPLGGCLPILVQMPVFLALYWVLLESVEMRQAPWMLWITDLSIKDPFFILPIIMGATMFIQQRLNPTPPDPMQAKVMKMMPIIFTFFFLWFPAGLVLYWVVNNCLSIGQQWYITRRIEAATKNAAA, via the coding sequence ATGGATATTAAACGCACGATCCTGATCGTCGCCCTGGCAATCGTGTCCTATGTCATGGTCCTCAAGTGGAACCAGGACTACGGCCAGGCTGCCCTGCCGACTCAGCATGCTGCTGCCAGCAATGCTGCCCCGGCCTTGCCGGACACCGTGCCGGCCGGCAACGCCGGTGCAAGCGCCGATGTGCCAAGCGCCAATGCTGAATCCAGCCCAGCCGAACTGGCGCCGGTGGCGCTCAGCAAGGACTTGATCCGGATCAAGACCGACGTCCTGGACCTGGCTATCGACCCGGTCGGTGGTGACATCGTCCAACTGACCCTGCCGAAGTACCCTCGTCGCCAGGACCATCCGGATATTCCGTTCCAGCTGTTCGATAACGGTGGCGAACGTGTATACCTGGCGCAGAGTGGCCTGACCGGCGCCAACGGTCCGGACGCCCGTTCCACTGGCCGCCCGCTGTACGCCGCAGAGCAGAAGAGCTTCCAACTGGCCGACGGCCAGGACCAACTGTCGGTCGACCTGAAGTTCAGCGAGAACGGCGTCAACTACATCAAGCGCTTCAGCTTCAAGCGCGGTGAGTATGACCTGACCGTCAGCTACCTGATCGACAACCAGAGCAGCCAGGCCTGGACCGGCAACATGTTTGCCCAGCTCAAGCGTGACGCCAGCTCCGACCCGTCGTCGAGCACCGCCACCGGTACCGCCACCTACCTGGGCGCGGCCCTGTGGACAGCTTCCGAGCCGTACAAGAAAGTGTCGATGAAAGACATCGACAAAGGTAGTTTGAAAGAAAATGTGACCGGCGGCTGGGTCGCCTGGCTGCAGCACTACTTCGTGACCGCCTGGATTCCGACCCACTCGGACAACAACGCCGTCCAGACCCGCAAGGACAGCCAGGGCAACTACATCATCGGCTATACCGGCCCGGCGCTTAACGTCCCTGCCGGCGGCAAGGTCGAAACCAGCGCCATGCTGTATGCCGGCCCGAAGATCCAGTCCAAGCTCAAGGAGTTGTCCCCAGGCCTGGAACTGACCGTCGACTACGGCTTCCTGTGGTTCATCGCCCAGCCGATCTTCTGGCTGCTGCAACATATCCACAGCCTGTTGGGCAACTGGGGCTGGTCGATCATCGTCCTGACCATGTTGATCAAGGGCCTGTTCTTCCCCCTGTCGGCCGCCAGCTACCGCTCGATGGCGCGCATGCGTGCCGTGGCGCCAAAACTGGCCCAGCTCAAGGAACGCTTCGGTGACGATCGCCAGAAGATGTCCCAGGCGATGATGGAGCTGTACAAGAAAGAGAAGATCAACCCGCTGGGCGGCTGCCTGCCGATCCTGGTGCAGATGCCGGTGTTCCTGGCCCTGTACTGGGTACTGCTGGAAAGCGTCGAGATGCGCCAGGCCCCGTGGATGCTGTGGATCACCGACCTGTCGATCAAGGATCCGTTCTTCATCCTGCCGATCATCATGGGCGCCACCATGTTCATCCAGCAGCGTCTGAACCCGACCCCGCCCGATCCGATGCAGGCGAAGGTAATGAAAATGATGCCGATCATCTTCACCTTCTTCTTCCTGTGGTTCCCGGCTGGTCTGGTGCTGTACTGGGTTGTGAACAACTGCCTGTCGATCGGACAGCAGTGGTACATCACTCGTCGTATCGAGGCAGCGACCAAGAACGCAGCCGCTTGA
- the yidD gene encoding membrane protein insertion efficiency factor YidD has protein sequence MRKLALVPIQFYRYAISPLMASHCRFYPSCSCYAYEAIENHGLLRGGWLAVRRLGRCHPWNDGGFDPVPPAPSSRTSSIAE, from the coding sequence ATGCGTAAACTGGCCCTCGTCCCGATCCAGTTTTACCGTTACGCCATCAGTCCACTGATGGCCAGCCACTGTCGTTTCTATCCCAGCTGCTCCTGCTACGCCTATGAAGCCATTGAAAACCATGGCCTCTTGCGTGGTGGATGGCTGGCCGTTCGTCGCCTGGGGCGTTGTCATCCGTGGAACGACGGCGGTTTCGATCCCGTTCCACCTGCTCCTTCCTCCCGAACTTCTTCGATAGCCGAGTAA